The Porphyromonas sp. oral taxon 275 DNA window GCATGATTGCTTATACGTGTTTTAGCGGTTTACTTACCTGCGCTCTTACCCGACTTACGACGGACGACTTCGCCCTCGAAACGGATACCCTTACCCTTATAAGGCTCAGGCATACGGAAGGAGCGGATCTTGGAGCACACCTGACCGAGCAGCTGCTTGTCTGCGCTGGAGAGGATGATCAGAGGGTTCTTGTTACGCTCCGACTTCGTCTCTACGTTGATCTCCTTAGGCAGCTGGAGGAAGATGTTGTGCGTGAAGCCCAGCGAGAGCTCGAGGAGCTGACCCTGGTTGGATGCACGATAACCGACACCTACGAGCTCGAGCGTCTTGGAGAAGCCTTCGCTCACGCCTACCACCATGTTGTGGATCAGGGCGCGATAGAGACCGTGCAGCGAGCGCTCCTGGCGCTCGTCGCTCTGACGGCTGACGACGACCTGACCTTCTTCTACCGCTACTGCGATACGAGCGTCTACAGCCTGGCTGAGTTCGCCCTTAGCCCCCTTGACAGTGACGACACCATCCTTTACCGTGACGGTCACACCTGCGGGGATGCTCACTGGGAGCTTACCTATTCTTGACATAGTTTGCTTAGCCTCCTTGCTTTAGTAGATGTAACATAGTACCTCACCGCCCACCTTGAGCTGCGAAGCTTCCTTGTCGGTCATGACACCCTTCGAAGTAGAGAGGATAGCGATACCGAGACCATTGAGTACGCGGGGCATCTCACGATAGCCGACATACTTACGGAGACCTGGGCGAGAGACACGCTTCAGAGCCTTCAGGGCATTGATCTTGCCGCTGCGGTCATACTTGAGCGCTACCTTGATGCTGCCCTGGGGACCATCCTCGACGAACTTGAAGTTCAGGATGTAGCCCTTGTCGAAAAGGATCTTCGTGATCTCTTTCTTTAGATTAGACGCGGGGATCTCGACCACACGGTGACCGGCCTTCACTGCATTACGCAGGCGCGTCAGGTAATCTGCAATAGGATCTGTCATTCAGATTGAGAATTAAATTGATCCGGACTGTCCGGACAATATTTAAACATGATTACTTGCTTGCCTTTCCCTGCCACCGACCCTCACCCGAGGATACATGTGCGCATGAAAAAGCACACAAAAGTACAAACAATTATCGAGATACGCAACTATCACAGACAGACGCCAATCATATCAACTCGGCGCAATACGGAGACCAAGCTCTCAAGCACCCTCCCCTAGCCTCGAAATACCACTCAGAGAACACCCGCAGCACCCCCTCCAGCTACAAAAGAGCCTCCCCTAGGCCACCCGTCGCGACGACGAGCAGCCCAGAGGAGACCCCAAAAGAACGATCGGCTGGCGACCTCGAGGATCACCAGCCGACCATTAAGAGGCTACGCTGCAGCACTCATCGTACTGCGGCGCGCAGTCTTGCAGACCTAGCTTACTTGACTACAGCTTCTACAGCAGCCTTAGCGGAGTCTACAGCAGCAACAGCCGTAGAGTCAACTACTGCCTTAGCAGAGTCAACAGCTGCTACAACTTCCGTAGCGATGCTGTCCATAGCCGTGCTATCCGTAGCGTTAGCTTCGCTGTTACCACCGCAAGAAGCAAGGGTAGCTGCAAGAGCTACGAATGCGAAAGCGAAAAACTTCTTCATCTTCGTTTCTGTTAAATTGGTTATTAATTTGAATTCATCTTGAATAACACAGCAAATATACTGCAAGTTTCTGATCCAGCAAGCGCTAAGACCAAGTTCCCTCGCTACCGCCCGCCTCGGAGCGCTTCTCCAAGGCAGCCTAAACCTCTCATTCAAAAAGAGTCTTTGCTGTGCTATGCAGAGAGGGCGGCACATGACCACCCTCTCTGCGGTGGAGTATAGCGGACTCGAACCGCTCACCTCGACACTGCCAGTGTCGCGCTCTAGCCAGATGAGCTAATACCCCGTATATATAAGCTGTATGGGGCGATCCCCCGTGCCTTTTCCGCTGCAAAGATAAGCATTATTTTATTTACTTGTATCTCGCAGCGAAAAAACTTAGTGGCGGCAGCCCAGCGCGCTCCTGCTAAGATCGACGGCTAGCCTGGGGGCCTACCGTCCCCTCGCCGCCTCTTCCTAGCCCTGCGATCCCGCACATACACGCCGAGCCGCATGGCAAGCCATGTAAGCCCGAAGTAGAAGAGTAGCGTAGTCACATTATTGCTCATCGTATACCAGCTATCACAGACCGGAACTGGTCATCAATTAGAAGTCGTCCTGAATAACGCAGCAGAGACACCCCTAGCCTCTGACCCAGCGAGCTGCAGTACGGGACCAGCCGCACGATGTGGTCTGATGTGATGTCCTCCCAAGCTGGGATAGACTCATGCCTCAGCCTTACCGCAGGCCCAGCCATCATAGTAGCCACCGAGCTCCTCGGCCACATCGAGCAAGAGCCAGGTAACAGGATGGATATCCTCGGGGACGTCTCGGCGAGCGACTCCGACCTGATAGGGAAATTCGTCCTCCGAGTCGAGGACATTGGTCGTGAAGACCTCGAAGCCCTCAGCGACCACCTTGCCGAGGAACTGCTCCGCCGACTCCTTGGAGCTGAAGTAGGCCCAGTGCTCCACGTAGCGCTCCTTGCTCACATCGTCGCCCTCGCTGATGAGAGCTCGCAGCACCCTACTATTGGCAATCTCCTGCAGGGAATACCTATCGGGATAGAGTAGCTCTAGATAGCACTCCCACGCCACGTCTTCGTCTACCCACAGCTGGCACTTGTAGTCGGGGAACTTGTCGTCTAAGGCCTTTACCAAGGCCTCTTCGATCCCTTCCGCGCTCTTGGCATAGAGGAAGAAGTTTACTCTGTTGTTCCACTTCATGACCCCTGCGTAGATGACATCAAGCGTCTCCATGCACTCATACAGGGCATCCTCCACCTCCCAAAGCATTGGGTTCTCCTCCTCCGTAGGGAGTCCGCGCTCCGTAGGCGTACGATAGTAGACGGCAAACTGAATCCGCTGGGCGTACTCCGCGCTGGGGGTAAGCTCGATCAGAGCCAGGTTGGTGCGGATCACCGCAGGCTTGTCATCGACCTCCTGCATATAGAGGCCCCAATTCTGTTCTAGTTCCTTGATGTTAATTCCCATGTGACCTTCCTCCTTTTTGATTACGTTTAGACTTGATCGCTGCCCCTGAAGCATGGGGCACAGGGACAAATATAGGTATAAGTCTCAAGCTAGCACAAGGGCATATAAGACAAGGCCTTAATCCCCCAGCCCCCCTATGTTGCGGCCCTCGCCCAGCGTGTAGCCCAGCACTGCAGCTTAGCCCCAGAGTCTCGCCCCAGCTGCGGAGGAGCACAGCTGAGGGATATCAGTCAGCTCGCTGAGGGACGTCCATAAAGCAGGTGAGGGCTATCAGTCACGATGCTGACTGATAGCCCTCACGGAGCTCACGCAAGGCTAGCACCACGCGCTGCCCTTAGTCCCGCTAGAGCGTGAAGGTGAAGATCTGCGTGCTGTAGCGCGAGGGCTTATGCAGCCGCATCAGCCTCGCAGGCCACCACACCTCGGCCATCAGGTCCATGACGGCCACTTTACGATCGAAGTGTGCCCTAGGCACGAGCGCCACGATATCGGCCTCGGAGTCGATGCCGCCCGTGAAGCACGCCTCCATCTTCTTTAGCGTGTCGTGCATCTTCGTACGCCCCGCCCAGAAGCTGCTCAGCGCGTCGAAGACGACGACGCAGCGACCCGCGAAGTGCGTCTCGAGGAGCTGTAGCACACGCTGGATTTGCTCCCGCGTGAGGTAGGCAAAGACGCCCTCGATGGCCACAAGCACCCAGCAGCGCTCCCCCACCTCGGCTGCCAGCTGCTCCACCCAGCCCGACTCCAGTAGGTCACAGCCTATCGCGTGCTCCTCGTCCCCAAGCAGCCCGCGCCGCAGCGCTACGACCTCGGGGAAGTCCACCGCGTAGTGCGCCGCGCCGAAGGTCTTCGCCGCGATCCGCTGCTCCCGTGTATCGAGCCCGCAGCCCGCATTGACGAGGACGAAGTCCCGCCCCTCAGCATGCAGCTGCTGGGCATAGCGCACCAGCTCCGCATCTATATAGCGCGCCCGCTGCAGGCAGCCGTAGTAGCTGGGGCTACGCCGCGGGGCGAACTTCTCCCTATCGTAGCTCACGCGATGATAGAGCTCCTCGGCACGGCGATCCCCGAGGATGGGCCGCTGATCGGCAGCATCAATGGCCCGCATCGCCAGCGGGATGATGAGGGTCTCCTGGACGGCACCCAGTCCCTCGATCTTGATCTCGTTCATAGTAGTATCTATAGGTGGCACTCCCTTGATGGAGCCTAGGTGCAAAGCTAGGCGAAGCATCCGCCTCGAGCAATACCTAGTCGAGGGGATAAGGCTCCCCGCTGCTACATAGATATACTGAGGGGTACGGCGGCAGGCTACCCATAGCCGAGCGCACCGAGGAAGCAGGCAGGGCGGGCATTTGGAGATTAGGCCGAGAGTCTCTACCTTTATCCCAACACAAAGGGGAGGCTTCGCCC harbors:
- the rplF gene encoding 50S ribosomal protein L6 translates to MSRIGKLPVSIPAGVTVTVKDGVVTVKGAKGELSQAVDARIAVAVEEGQVVVSRQSDERQERSLHGLYRALIHNMVVGVSEGFSKTLELVGVGYRASNQGQLLELSLGFTHNIFLQLPKEINVETKSERNKNPLIILSSADKQLLGQVCSKIRSFRMPEPYKGKGIRFEGEVVRRKSGKSAGK
- the rpsH gene encoding 30S ribosomal protein S8, with the protein product MTDPIADYLTRLRNAVKAGHRVVEIPASNLKKEITKILFDKGYILNFKFVEDGPQGSIKVALKYDRSGKINALKALKRVSRPGLRKYVGYREMPRVLNGLGIAILSTSKGVMTDKEASQLKVGGEVLCYIY
- a CDS encoding DUF695 domain-containing protein, whose amino-acid sequence is MGINIKELEQNWGLYMQEVDDKPAVIRTNLALIELTPSAEYAQRIQFAVYYRTPTERGLPTEEENPMLWEVEDALYECMETLDVIYAGVMKWNNRVNFFLYAKSAEGIEEALVKALDDKFPDYKCQLWVDEDVAWECYLELLYPDRYSLQEIANSRVLRALISEGDDVSKERYVEHWAYFSSKESAEQFLGKVVAEGFEVFTTNVLDSEDEFPYQVGVARRDVPEDIHPVTWLLLDVAEELGGYYDGWACGKAEA
- a CDS encoding class I SAM-dependent methyltransferase, with amino-acid sequence MNEIKIEGLGAVQETLIIPLAMRAIDAADQRPILGDRRAEELYHRVSYDREKFAPRRSPSYYGCLQRARYIDAELVRYAQQLHAEGRDFVLVNAGCGLDTREQRIAAKTFGAAHYAVDFPEVVALRRGLLGDEEHAIGCDLLESGWVEQLAAEVGERCWVLVAIEGVFAYLTREQIQRVLQLLETHFAGRCVVVFDALSSFWAGRTKMHDTLKKMEACFTGGIDSEADIVALVPRAHFDRKVAVMDLMAEVWWPARLMRLHKPSRYSTQIFTFTL